In the genome of Cryptomeria japonica chromosome 8, Sugi_1.0, whole genome shotgun sequence, one region contains:
- the LOC131033223 gene encoding LRR receptor-like serine/threonine-protein kinase FLS2, translating into MPAKKMEGGCFLVKLLLLEFLLITGTAIPNANNRRNWYSDHFYVGGTVLYGPDTRFSALEERILMVQNSTWADHDNKDFEALLSFKDGITADPMQSLSTWTSSNSENVCLWNGVWCRKHTHRVVAIILPQLKLQGTISPFIGSLSLLHTLNLSQNYFTGWIPPQLGQLKALRILDLSQNLVMGSIPKHLGDCTHLQWVDLSQNDLSGMIPVSLGNCTQLRHISLQENILVGIPTEFGRLKMLEELDLSYNLLKSEIPADLGNCSSLKTLLLGNELTGYIPPELGNLKELRKLALEGPGNLTGSIPVAIGNCSNLIYLDLGNNEIEGPIPMSIFKLSLSTFSLVSNGMEGRLPEAVFNMTTFTFLNLGNNSYRGAIPESIAMLTNLVFLNLGTNRLTGSIPQGIANLTLLQELYLDTNNLAGTLTNATGKLQSLKNFVLHSNSLNGSIPFSIGELKNLVYLDFHSNDFSGFIPDSIGSLVSLQTLDVSYNQLTGQIPQSIGNCSNLVHLDLGNNEIKGPLPMSIFQLPLSILSLVSNGMEGRLPEAIFNMTTLTTLILGNNSYRGTIPESIGMLTNLVILNLGTNRLTGGIPQGIASLTLLQELYLDSNNLTGTLTNATGKFQSLKVLVLHSNSLNGSIPFGIGELKNLVYLDFHSNNFSGFIPDSIGSLVSLQRFDASYNQLTGQIPQSIGNCGNLIYLDLGNNEIKGPPPMSIFRLPLSVLSLVSNGMEGRLPEAVFNMTTLAFLNLGNNSYRGTIPESFGMLTNLYFLNLGTNRLTGCIPPGIANLTLLQYLYLDNNNLTGTLTNAIGKLQSLKLLFLQSNSLTGSIPFSISELKNLLYLDFHNNSFLGYIPESIGNLVSLLMLDVSNNFLTGKIPTTLVNCTALKKLKLSNNFSGDLDLNFSSFIEVFSVHSNKFSGTLPASLANCTHLQLLDFSRNRLTGEFPPGLLADCQELRVLSLGSNELEGRIPLWITNLTSLQVLDLSNNKFSGRIPSHLKDLEGFRNSESSEVTGSTLYEEITLVTKGNEYTYTYLLKANIVLDLSYNNLSGEIPESIGNLSSMRLLNLSGNHLEGRIPTSLGQISTLEQLDLSQNNLSGQIPEELSNLSFLADFKVSFNNLCGHIPGGTQFSSFDESSYQGNPPCLCDNRFAFRKCHKNVSLVSPSEEGEKSVWSRVDEYVSVMGVGLGLGIGFGGTLSLIVWWGELGHWIRVLRRRGFYRVADSQSYSSSLNYSPHFSFQTSTSTSASSSASGC; encoded by the coding sequence ATGCCAGCAAAGAAAATGGAAGGTGGTTGTTTTCTGGTAAAATTGTTGCTCTTGGAATTTTTATTAATCACTGGCACTGCTATACCCAATGCCAATAACAGAAGGAACTGGTATTCAGATCATTTTTATGTTGGGGGCACTGTTTTGTATGGCCCTGATACAAGATTTTCTGCTTTGGAAGAACGCATTTTGATGGTGCAAAATTCTACATGGGCAGACCATGATAATAAGGACTTTGAAGCTCTGTTGTCCTTCAAAGATGGCATTACAGCCGACCCCATGCAATCACTTTCCACATGGACTTCTAGCAATTCAGAAAACGTATGCTTGTGGAATGGTGTCTGGTGCAGAAAACATACCCACAGAGTTGTGGCCATAATTCTCCCTCAGTTGAAGTTGCAAGGTACCATTTCTCCCTTCATAGGAAGCCTCTCCTTGTTACACACTTTGAATCTCTCTCAAAATTATTTCACTGGATGGATTCCACCTCAGCTTGGCCAACTGAAAGCGTTAAGGATACTTGACCTCAGCCAAAATCTAGTGATGGGTTCCATCCCCAAACATCTTGGTGATTGCACTCACCTTCAGTGGGTCGACTTGTCTCAGAATGATCTTAGTGGAATGATTCCAGTTTCTTTGGGCAACTGTACACAGCTTCGACATATTTCACTACAAGAAAATATTCTGGTGGGAATACCAACAGAATTTGGTCGTCTGAAAATGTTGGAGGAGCTTGACCTCAGCTATAATCTATTGAAGAGCGAAATACCTGCAGATCTGGGTAATTGTTCTTCACTCAAGACATTGCTTTTGGGTAACGAGCTGACTGGCTATATACCACCTGAACTAGGAAATTTGAAAGAGCTTCGCAAATTGGCACTGGAAGGTCCAGGTAATCTTACTGGTTCTATTCCTGTAGCAATAGGAAACTGCAGCAATCTTATATATCTAGATCTCGGAAACAATGAAATTGAGGGGCCAATTCCCATGAGTATCTTCAAACTTTCCCTCTCGACTTTTTCTTTGGTGAGTAATGGTATGGAAGGGAGACTACCAGAAGCCGTATTTAATATGACCACATTTACATTCTTAAATCTTGGTAACAATAGTTACAGAGGAGCAATTCCAGAGAGCATTGCAATGTTAACAAACTTGGTCTTTTTGAATTTGGGTACAAATAGATTAACAGGTAGCATACCTCAAGGAATAGCCAATTTGACCCTACTTCAAGAGCTTTACCTCGACACTAACAATCTGGCAGGAACACTTACAAATGCCACAGGAAAGCTCCAATCCTTGAAAAATTTCGTTCTGCACTCAAACTCATTAAATGGATCTATACCATTTAGTATTGGTGAACTCAAGAATCTTGTTTATCTAGATTTCCACAGCAACGATTTTTCTGGATTTATTCCTGACAGCATTGGCAGTTTGGTTTCACTTCAGACATTGGATGTATCTTATAATCAGCTTACAGGACAAATTCCACAATCCATAGGCAACTGCAGCAATCTTGTTCATCTAGATCTTGGGAACAACGAAATTAAGGGACCACTTCCCATGAGTATCTTTCAACTTCCCCTCTCGATTCTTTCTTTGGTGAGTAATGGTATGGAAGGGAGACTACCAGAAGCAATCTTCAATATGACCACACTGACCACCTTAATTCTTGGCAACAATAGTTACAGAGGAACAATTCCAGAGAGCATTGGAATGTTAACAAACTTGGTCATTTTGAATTTGGGTACAAACAGATTAACAGGTGGCATACCTCAAGGAATAGCCAGTTTGACCCTACTTCAAGAGCTTTATCTCGACAGTAACAATCTGACAGGAACACTAACGAACGCCACAGGGAAGTTTCAATCATTGAAAGTTCTCGTTCTGCACTCAAACTCATTAAATGGATCCATACCGTTTGGTATTGGTGAACTGAAGAATCTTGTTTATCTAGATTTCCACAGCAACAATTTTTCAGGGTTTATTCCTGACAGCATTGGCAGTCTGGTTTCACTTCAAAGATTTGATGCATCTTATAATCAGCTTACAGGACAAATTCCACAATCCATTGGCAACTGCGGCAATCTTATTTATCTAGATCTGGGGAACAATGAAATTAAGGGACCACCTCCCATGAGTATCTTTCGACTTCCTCTCTCGGTTCTTTCTTTGGTGAGTAATGGTATGGAAGGGAGATTGCCAGAAGCCGTTTTCAATATGACCACATTGGCATTCTTAAACCTTGGTAACAATAGTTATAGAGGAACAATCCCAGAGAGCTTTGGGATGTTAACAAACTTGTACTTTTTGAATTTAGGTACAAATAGATTAACAGGGTGCATACCTCCAGGAATAGCCAATTTGACCCTACTTCAATATCTTTATCTCGACAATAATAATCTGACAGGAACACTTACAAATGCCATAGGAAAGCTCCAATCTTTGAAACTTCTCTTTCTGCAATCGAACTCATTAACTGGATCTATACCATTTAGTATTAGTGAACTCAAAAATCTTCTTTATCTAGATTTCCACAACAACAGTTTTTTGGGGTACATTCCTGAAAGCATAGGTAATCTGGTTTCACTTCTGATGTTGGATGTATCTAATAACTTTTTGACCGGAAAAATTCCTACAACATTGGTTAATTGCACAGCCTTGAAGAAGCTAAAgctatccaacaacttctctgggGATCTGGATCttaatttttcttcttttattgAAGTTTTTTCAGTTCACAGTAATAAGTTTTCTGGGACTCTGCCCGCTTCCTTGGCCAACTGTACACATCTTCAGCTTCTGGATTTCAGCAGGAATAGACTGACAGGCGAGTTTCCTCCAGGCCTTCTTGCAGATTGTCAAGAGTTGAGAGTTTTAAGCCTTGGCTCTAATGAACTTGAGGGTAGAATACCTCTGTGGATTACAAACCTCACCAGTTTGCAGGTGTTGGATTTGTCCAATAATAAATTCAGCGGAAGAATTCCCTCTCATCTGAAGGACCTTGAGGGATTTCGAAACTCAGAATCTTCTGAAGTGACAGGTAGCACACTATATGAAGAGATAACCCTAGTAACGAAAGGAAACGAGTATACATATACTTATTTGCTAAAAGCAAATATTGTACTGGACCTGTCATACAATAATCTTAGTGGGGAAATACCAGAAAGCATTGGGAATCTGTCAAGCATGAGGCTGTTAAACCTATCTGGGAATCATCTGGAGGGTAGGATACCCACATCTTTGGGGCAAATATCAACCCTAGAGCAGTTGGACTTGTCGCAAAATAATTTGAGTGGGCAGATCCCCGAGGAGCTGTCTAACTTGTCCTTCTTGGCCGATTTCAAAGTTTCTTTCAACAATCTTTGTGGGCATATACCCGGAGGAACGCAGTTTTCAAGCTTCGATGAGAGTTCATATCAGGGAAACCCTCCGTGTTTATGTGACAATAGATTTGCTTTCAGAAAATGCCACAAAAATGTGTCATTGGTTTCACCTTCAGAAGAGGGGGAGAAGTCAGTGTGGAGCAGAGTAGATGAGTACGTGTCAGTGATGGGTGTGGGGCTGGGGTTGGGGATTGGATTTGGCGGAACATTGTCACTGATTGTGTGGTGGGGAGAACTAGGGCATTGGATTAGGGTTCTCAGAAGAAGAGGGTTTTATAGAGTTGCAGACTCCCAAAGTTACAGTTCGAGTTTGAATTACAGCCCTCACTTCTCATTTCAGACATCCACATCCACATCGGCATCCTCATCGGCATCCGGTTGTTAA